One region of Paenibacillus polymyxa M1 genomic DNA includes:
- the kduD gene encoding 2-dehydro-3-deoxy-D-gluconate 5-dehydrogenase KduD — protein sequence MGLDHFSLDFFSLKGKTAIVTGGNTGLGQGYSVALAKAGANLFIVANNDDYEETRRLLEPTGVKFAFHQADLTEKASLKKLVEECIKEFGKIDILVNNAGTIRRAPLLEYKDEDWDAVMEINLNAVYHLSQEVAKIMVEQKSGKIINVASMLAFQGGKFVPPYTASKHAVAGLTKAFANELAVHNIQINAIAPGYIATANTAPIRADENRNQEILSRIPAGRWGDPSDLMGVVVFLASQGSDYMNGHILAVDGGWLVR from the coding sequence ATGGGTTTGGACCATTTTTCATTGGATTTTTTCAGTCTCAAAGGTAAAACGGCGATTGTAACAGGAGGCAACACTGGTTTGGGTCAAGGATACTCCGTAGCTTTGGCCAAAGCAGGCGCAAACCTGTTCATTGTAGCTAACAATGATGATTATGAAGAAACAAGACGTCTGCTGGAGCCGACGGGTGTGAAGTTTGCTTTTCACCAAGCCGACCTGACTGAAAAAGCATCCCTTAAAAAGCTTGTAGAAGAGTGCATCAAGGAATTTGGCAAAATTGATATCCTTGTCAATAATGCGGGTACGATTCGCCGCGCTCCTCTGCTGGAGTATAAAGACGAAGATTGGGACGCTGTTATGGAAATCAACCTGAATGCTGTATACCATTTGAGCCAGGAAGTGGCGAAGATAATGGTAGAGCAAAAAAGCGGGAAGATTATCAATGTCGCTTCTATGCTTGCTTTCCAGGGCGGCAAGTTCGTTCCGCCGTATACAGCAAGCAAGCATGCAGTAGCTGGCTTGACCAAGGCATTCGCAAACGAGCTGGCGGTTCATAACATTCAGATTAACGCGATTGCTCCTGGTTACATTGCTACGGCGAATACCGCTCCAATTCGTGCGGATGAAAACCGCAATCAAGAAATCTTGTCGCGTATTCCTGCGGGTCGTTGGGGCGATCCGTCTGATCTGATGGGGGTTGTTGTTTTCCTCGCCAGTCAGGGTTCGGACTACATGAACGGTCATATCTTGGCGGTGGATGGCGGCTGGCTGGTACGTTAA
- a CDS encoding GNAT family N-acetyltransferase, giving the protein MLTQNSSSTTPVARLLEGSRVYLRPINVEDTEQYYNTLFHQEVRRLTGTQRSFTKEQIARYIEGKGQDASSLLLLIALQEDDRVIGDIALQDMDSLNRSANIRIAINEQGDQGKGYGTEALVLMLDYGFGICNLHRIELNVFDFNEKAIRCYEKVGFKREGVQRDALFYNHQYHDSILMSMLQHEYRNRYVKQAEN; this is encoded by the coding sequence ATGTTGACTCAAAATTCTTCATCTACAACGCCAGTGGCACGACTACTTGAAGGCTCGCGGGTGTACTTGCGCCCCATTAACGTGGAGGACACCGAGCAATACTATAATACATTGTTCCATCAGGAAGTGCGGAGGCTGACGGGCACACAGCGAAGCTTTACCAAAGAGCAAATTGCCCGTTACATTGAAGGTAAAGGGCAGGATGCCTCAAGCTTGCTGCTTCTCATTGCACTTCAGGAGGATGATCGTGTCATCGGCGATATTGCATTACAGGATATGGATAGTCTGAATCGCAGCGCCAACATCCGTATTGCGATCAATGAGCAGGGGGATCAAGGCAAAGGCTACGGCACCGAAGCGCTTGTGTTAATGCTGGACTATGGGTTCGGCATTTGTAACCTGCATCGGATTGAGCTGAATGTATTTGATTTTAATGAAAAGGCCATCCGCTGCTATGAAAAAGTAGGCTTTAAGCGTGAAGGTGTGCAGCGGGATGCTTTATTTTACAATCACCAATACCACGATTCGATTTTGATGAGTATGCTGCAGCATGAATATCGCAACAGATATGTGAAACAAGCAGAAAATTGA
- a CDS encoding winged helix-turn-helix domain-containing protein, whose amino-acid sequence MIRLQFDADGYSVVYNADRVMLLAKEFALLRFLYDNRNQVFTREQLLDCVWPLEYPVERTVDDHIYRLRKKLKAWTGLRIHTVRGYGYSLTLTDVQQQNHPSLHDQEVQDAVHGLFRKYQLLGQGNSIVALAAQQEQMGFQMSSFYQMYTRFVQADVAWFLKQEDFAPADRLYWMLLLYTGTAGVTDEGLALCERALVSGLLSSDQERELRILNILEAYVENGQPERAQEGLPLTLMVMERDDLDKFVMPVALMEMYMHLVANHMEKAAELSDRLEGMLSKAPYLRELGRYRMMRGLMLLRTGDVDNAERLMDEGLVTLDMAKQELLKIKAVCQIRGFLKLCGSYPMLEEKYAAQYNRLDRDNNLTLHRPALRRWLEQILSGA is encoded by the coding sequence ATGATCAGGCTGCAATTTGATGCAGATGGCTATAGCGTGGTCTATAATGCAGATCGTGTTATGTTGTTGGCTAAAGAGTTTGCGTTGCTGCGCTTCCTATATGATAACCGGAATCAGGTGTTCACCCGGGAACAACTGCTGGATTGTGTGTGGCCGTTGGAATATCCAGTGGAGCGTACCGTGGATGATCATATCTACAGATTGCGCAAAAAACTTAAGGCATGGACTGGGCTTCGTATTCATACGGTCAGAGGGTATGGCTACAGCTTGACCTTGACTGACGTGCAGCAACAGAACCATCCGTCCTTGCACGATCAGGAGGTGCAAGACGCCGTACATGGACTATTCCGCAAATACCAGCTGTTGGGACAGGGAAATTCCATCGTAGCACTGGCTGCCCAGCAGGAGCAGATGGGTTTTCAAATGTCCTCCTTTTATCAAATGTATACCCGTTTTGTACAGGCAGATGTGGCTTGGTTCTTGAAGCAGGAGGATTTTGCACCCGCGGACCGTTTGTATTGGATGCTGCTGCTATATACGGGCACAGCAGGGGTAACGGATGAGGGGCTTGCTCTATGTGAGCGTGCGCTTGTCAGTGGATTGCTGTCCAGTGACCAAGAGCGCGAATTACGCATCCTCAATATCCTGGAGGCTTATGTGGAAAATGGACAACCTGAACGCGCACAGGAAGGTCTACCACTGACCTTAATGGTCATGGAGCGGGATGATCTCGATAAATTTGTGATGCCGGTTGCGCTCATGGAGATGTACATGCATCTGGTTGCCAATCACATGGAAAAGGCTGCTGAACTTTCTGATCGTCTGGAAGGCATGCTGTCGAAAGCTCCGTATTTGCGTGAACTGGGTCGTTATCGCATGATGCGCGGACTTATGCTGCTGCGTACTGGAGATGTGGACAACGCCGAGCGGCTCATGGATGAGGGGCTAGTTACCCTTGATATGGCGAAACAGGAACTGCTAAAAATCAAGGCGGTTTGCCAAATTCGCGGTTTTTTGAAGCTCTGTGGCTCTTATCCCATGTTGGAAGAGAAATACGCGGCTCAATATAATCGGCTTGATCGGGACAATAATTTAACATTGCATCGTCCGGCGCTAAGACGCTGGCTGGAGCAGATCCTTTCTGGGGCCTGA
- a CDS encoding CynX/NimT family MFS transporter encodes MSSQQHQRALVYKSLWHAGPWLLAVGIILVGANLRASITSVGPLIGLIKDSLHISNTLSGLLTTLPLLAFALLSPFVAQLSRRFGSPLVIFAALLLLTAGIVVRSTLGVTALFVGTAMLGLAIAVCNVLLPSLIKEEFPRNSGLMTGVYSVSMNVVAATASGLSIPLALNGGMGWRGALGIWAIIGVVGILLWVPQLLKVRRTANQAVVSARTVNVYKSSLAWKVTLFMGLQSALFYVPAAWFPEMMSGQGMDSETAGWMLSVLQFSQMPFTFIVPIWAARVKDQRLLVLIMAVLYFIGLGGFLLGATQWSVVWVICIGIAGGFAFPLVMMFFNLRTRTPQQAAELSGMAQSFGYLLAATGPTLFGYLHDATQGWTIPLLLLLCLSVLLMFIGLGAAKKRYVGGEVDDQAAI; translated from the coding sequence ATGAGTTCACAGCAACACCAACGAGCTTTGGTATACAAATCTTTGTGGCATGCCGGTCCTTGGCTGCTAGCCGTAGGGATCATCCTGGTAGGTGCCAATCTGCGCGCCTCGATTACTTCGGTAGGACCTCTTATCGGTTTGATTAAGGATTCTTTGCATATTTCGAATACACTAAGTGGTCTGTTAACGACATTGCCGCTGCTTGCTTTTGCGCTGTTGTCGCCTTTTGTAGCCCAATTGTCGCGCCGCTTCGGGTCGCCGCTTGTTATTTTTGCAGCCTTGCTGCTGTTGACCGCAGGTATTGTGGTGCGCTCGACGTTGGGGGTGACTGCATTATTTGTCGGGACTGCGATGCTGGGACTGGCTATTGCTGTGTGCAATGTTTTGCTGCCCAGCTTGATCAAAGAAGAGTTCCCTCGCAATAGCGGACTGATGACCGGCGTATATTCTGTATCCATGAATGTGGTCGCTGCAACAGCATCCGGTCTGAGTATACCGCTGGCTCTGAATGGAGGAATGGGCTGGCGTGGTGCTTTAGGGATCTGGGCGATTATTGGCGTCGTAGGTATTTTACTCTGGGTGCCCCAGCTTCTTAAGGTGCGCCGAACAGCTAATCAAGCGGTAGTATCCGCCCGAACGGTGAATGTGTATAAATCGTCTTTGGCATGGAAGGTGACGCTGTTCATGGGGCTGCAATCTGCCCTCTTCTATGTTCCTGCTGCCTGGTTTCCCGAAATGATGAGCGGACAGGGAATGGATTCAGAGACTGCGGGATGGATGCTGTCTGTGCTGCAATTTTCACAAATGCCATTTACTTTTATTGTTCCTATTTGGGCGGCGCGAGTGAAGGATCAGCGGCTATTGGTTCTGATTATGGCAGTGCTCTATTTTATCGGTCTGGGTGGATTTCTGCTCGGGGCTACACAGTGGAGTGTAGTTTGGGTTATTTGTATTGGAATAGCAGGTGGTTTTGCTTTCCCGCTAGTCATGATGTTCTTTAATTTGCGGACCCGGACACCGCAGCAGGCCGCAGAACTGTCAGGTATGGCGCAATCCTTTGGTTATTTGCTGGCAGCGACAGGACCGACACTATTCGGTTATTTGCATGATGCGACACAGGGCTGGACAATTCCGCTGCTTTTACTCTTGTGCCTGAGTGTGCTGCTTATGTTTATAGGCCTGGGTGCAGCCAAGAAACGATATGTCGGAGGCGAGGTGGATGATCAGGCTGCAATTTGA
- a CDS encoding bifunctional 2-keto-4-hydroxyglutarate aldolase/2-keto-3-deoxy-6-phosphogluconate aldolase, which yields MTKKKVLEHITSVGVVAVIRGNTAEEAYQMSKACIEGGLDNIELTFTTPDADQVIRRLRDEFKDRAVIGAGTVLESLTARIAILAGAEFVVSPSFEEETAKLCNLYAIPYMPGCMTLNEIKEAMKLGSDVVKLFPGNTMGADFVKAVRGPMPHVQIMPTGGVDLDNMETWLRNGCVAVGIGGNLTAPAKEGRYDLITENAARYVAKYKEVRAAL from the coding sequence ATGACGAAAAAGAAAGTTTTGGAACATATCACTTCGGTTGGTGTTGTCGCAGTCATTCGGGGAAACACAGCGGAGGAAGCGTATCAAATGTCCAAAGCCTGTATTGAAGGCGGCTTGGATAATATTGAGCTTACGTTTACCACACCGGATGCGGATCAGGTCATTCGAAGATTGAGAGACGAATTTAAGGACCGGGCCGTTATTGGTGCAGGAACTGTACTGGAGTCACTGACGGCGAGAATTGCTATTCTGGCCGGAGCAGAATTTGTTGTGAGTCCTTCTTTTGAAGAAGAAACAGCGAAGCTATGCAATTTGTACGCGATTCCTTATATGCCTGGCTGTATGACGCTGAATGAGATCAAGGAAGCCATGAAATTGGGCAGTGATGTCGTGAAGTTGTTCCCGGGCAATACGATGGGGGCGGACTTTGTTAAGGCCGTGAGAGGACCAATGCCTCACGTGCAGATTATGCCAACGGGTGGCGTTGATCTGGATAATATGGAAACCTGGCTGCGTAACGGATGTGTGGCTGTGGGAATTGGAGGCAATTTGACGGCTCCAGCCAAGGAAGGTCGCTACGACTTGATCACAGAAAATGCAGCGCGTTATGTAGCTAAATATAAAGAAGTACGTGCAGCGTTGTAG
- a CDS encoding MFS transporter, which translates to MKENKELQSTLSIWRNGRFRRMFAAHTAASFGDWFDAIAIQVLVAYRWEADPMLIALIPVVMALPGLLLGSIAGTLADRVHKARLMIICDAAIALLTLAILAVPGPAWLLPLLGLRAAAGVFQMPSQQGLTRTVVASGDLFRATSLNGLVNQASKVAGPLLGAMTLAVLSPQACIILNALLRLCSGLLLWPLRGIGPTLAATDQQAVAGADAQLRKSASLTPDEADDAKMQGGPAHASRFFSQWREGWAFLWRSRMLLHTLIFGLFGLIAILMIDYQFPTLLRVLAPGNESLLGWLVSAIGAGAVGCMLVLNRLNRISAGWGLGGGYVLVGGAIAALGWAQPGTGLPVLLTIGAMLGVGNGLYIITQNYILQAKTPADMVGRVFGIQSTVIGAIMVISPLAGGVLIRIAGAGTAFVWIGMTVGILGLAGLLLQSVIWRESLANPTPSTEQNVDLA; encoded by the coding sequence ATGAAGGAAAATAAAGAATTGCAATCCACGCTCAGCATTTGGCGTAACGGTCGTTTTCGGCGGATGTTTGCGGCCCATACGGCTGCTTCCTTTGGCGATTGGTTTGATGCTATCGCCATTCAGGTGCTTGTTGCTTACCGCTGGGAAGCCGATCCCATGCTGATTGCGCTGATTCCGGTAGTCATGGCACTACCGGGTCTACTGCTCGGTTCCATTGCAGGCACGTTAGCCGATCGGGTGCATAAGGCCCGACTGATGATCATCTGCGATGCAGCTATCGCCTTATTGACGCTGGCGATTCTCGCCGTCCCAGGTCCGGCGTGGCTGTTGCCTTTGCTTGGTTTGCGCGCGGCGGCTGGCGTATTCCAAATGCCTTCACAGCAAGGCTTGACCCGTACAGTAGTCGCCAGTGGCGACCTGTTCCGTGCAACCTCGCTGAACGGACTGGTCAATCAGGCCTCCAAAGTCGCGGGGCCCTTGCTGGGCGCCATGACCTTGGCTGTGCTGTCCCCGCAAGCATGCATTATCCTGAATGCACTGCTGCGCCTCTGCTCTGGCCTGCTGCTCTGGCCGCTGCGTGGCATCGGCCCGACGCTGGCTGCCACAGACCAGCAAGCGGTTGCTGGTGCTGACGCGCAGCTAAGGAAGTCGGCATCGCTTACACCGGATGAGGCAGATGATGCCAAGATGCAGGGAGGGCCTGCTCACGCATCCCGTTTTTTCAGCCAGTGGCGGGAGGGCTGGGCGTTCCTCTGGCGCAGTCGAATGCTTTTGCATACGCTCATATTCGGCCTGTTCGGTTTGATCGCCATTCTTATGATCGACTACCAGTTCCCTACATTGCTGCGAGTGCTCGCTCCGGGCAACGAATCGCTGCTCGGTTGGCTGGTTTCAGCTATAGGTGCTGGCGCCGTCGGCTGCATGCTTGTGCTTAATCGCTTGAATCGTATAAGCGCAGGCTGGGGGCTCGGTGGAGGGTATGTGCTGGTTGGCGGAGCTATTGCCGCTTTGGGTTGGGCGCAACCCGGGACAGGACTCCCTGTTCTGCTTACGATCGGGGCCATGTTAGGTGTGGGGAACGGCCTGTACATTATCACCCAGAATTACATATTACAAGCCAAAACCCCTGCTGATATGGTGGGGCGTGTCTTTGGTATCCAAAGTACCGTGATTGGAGCGATCATGGTCATTTCGCCGCTTGCTGGGGGAGTATTGATCCGAATAGCAGGGGCGGGGACGGCTTTTGTCTGGATCGGGATGACTGTAGGAATCCTAGGTTTGGCAGGACTACTGCTTCAATCCGTAATTTGGCGCGAGTCTCTCGCTAATCCTACCCCTTCTACTGAACAAAATGTTGATCTAGCGTAA